A part of Tachyglossus aculeatus isolate mTacAcu1 unplaced genomic scaffold, mTacAcu1.pri SUPER_34, whole genome shotgun sequence genomic DNA contains:
- the CYTH1 gene encoding cytohesin-1 isoform X2: MEDEDSYVPNDLTPEERQELENIRRRKQELLADIQRLKDEIAEVTTEIENLGSTEERKNMQRNKQVAMGRKKFNMDPKKGIQFLIENDLLKNTCEDIAQFLYKGEGLNKTAIGDYLGERDEFNIQVLHAFVELHEFTDLNLVQALRQFLWSFRLPGEAQKIDRMMEAFAQRYCQCNHGVFQSTDTCYVLSFAIIMLNTSLHNPNVKDKPTVERFVGMNRGINDGGDLPEELLRNLYESIKNEPFKIPEDDGNDLTHTFFNPDREGWLLKLGGGRVKTWKRRWFILTDNCLYYFEYTTDKEPRGIIPLENLSIREVEDSKKPNSFELYIPDNKDQVIKACKTEADGRVVEGNHTVYRISAPTPEEKEEWMKCIKAAISKDPFYEMLATRKKKVSSTKRH, from the exons TTCCCAACGACCTGACTCCCGAGGAGCGCCAGGAACTCGAGAACATCCGCCGGCGGAAGCAGGAACTGCTGGCCGACATACAG CGGCTAAAGGATGAGATAGCGGAAGTGACGACTGAAATTGAGAACCTGGGGTCCACGGAAGAGCG GAAAAACATGCAGAGGAACAAGCAGGTGGCTATGGGCAGGAAGAAATTCAATATGGACCCCAAAAAG GGCATCCAGTTCTTAATCGAGAACGACCTCCTGAAGAACACGTGTGAAGACATCGCACAGTTCTTGTACAAAGGGGAAGGGCTGAACAAGACGGCCATCGGTGACTACCTGGGAGAGAG aGATGAATTTAACATCCAAGTCCTTCACGCCTTCGTGGAGCTGCACGAATTCACCGACCTCAACCTCGTCCAGGCGCTAAG gcagtTCCTGTGGAGCTTCCGCCTTCCGGGAGAGGCCCAGAAGATCGATCGGATGATGGAGGCGTTCGCCCAGCGCTACTGTCAGTGCAACCATGGCGTCTTCCAGTCCACCG ATACCTGCTACGTCCTGTCCTTCGCCATCATCATGCTGAACACCAGCCTTCACAACCCCAACGTCAAGGACAAGCCCACGGTGGAGCGGTTCGTGGGCATGAACCGCGGCATCAACGATGGGGGTGACCTCCCCGAAGAGCTCCTCAGG AACCTGTACGAGAGCATCAAAAACGAGCCCTTCAAAATCCCGGAGGACGACGGGAACGACCTCACCCACACCTTCTTCAACCCGGACCGGGAGGGTTGGCTGCTAAAGCTCGG aggcggcagagtgaagacGTGGAAAAGGCGCTGGTTCATCCTGACAGACAACTGCCTCTACTACTTCGAGTACACGACG GATAAGGAGCCCCGGGGGATTATCCCATTGGAGAACCTGAGTATCCGGGAGGTGGAAGACTCCAAAAAACCC AACTCCTTCGAGCTGTACATCCCCGACAACAAAGACCAGGTGATCAAAGCCTGTAAGACAGAAGCAGACGGGCGGGTGGTCGAGGGGAACCACACGGTCTACCGCATCTCCGCTCCGACGCCCgaagagaaggaagagtggaTGAAATGCATCAA
- the CYTH1 gene encoding cytohesin-1 isoform X1 yields MVLNTEDGEVPNDLTPEERQELENIRRRKQELLADIQRLKDEIAEVTTEIENLGSTEERKNMQRNKQVAMGRKKFNMDPKKGIQFLIENDLLKNTCEDIAQFLYKGEGLNKTAIGDYLGERDEFNIQVLHAFVELHEFTDLNLVQALRQFLWSFRLPGEAQKIDRMMEAFAQRYCQCNHGVFQSTDTCYVLSFAIIMLNTSLHNPNVKDKPTVERFVGMNRGINDGGDLPEELLRNLYESIKNEPFKIPEDDGNDLTHTFFNPDREGWLLKLGGRVKTWKRRWFILTDNCLYYFEYTTDKEPRGIIPLENLSIREVEDSKKPNSFELYIPDNKDQVIKACKTEADGRVVEGNHTVYRISAPTPEEKEEWMKCIKAAISKDPFYEMLATRKKKVSSTKRH; encoded by the exons TTCCCAACGACCTGACTCCCGAGGAGCGCCAGGAACTCGAGAACATCCGCCGGCGGAAGCAGGAACTGCTGGCCGACATACAG CGGCTAAAGGATGAGATAGCGGAAGTGACGACTGAAATTGAGAACCTGGGGTCCACGGAAGAGCG GAAAAACATGCAGAGGAACAAGCAGGTGGCTATGGGCAGGAAGAAATTCAATATGGACCCCAAAAAG GGCATCCAGTTCTTAATCGAGAACGACCTCCTGAAGAACACGTGTGAAGACATCGCACAGTTCTTGTACAAAGGGGAAGGGCTGAACAAGACGGCCATCGGTGACTACCTGGGAGAGAG aGATGAATTTAACATCCAAGTCCTTCACGCCTTCGTGGAGCTGCACGAATTCACCGACCTCAACCTCGTCCAGGCGCTAAG gcagtTCCTGTGGAGCTTCCGCCTTCCGGGAGAGGCCCAGAAGATCGATCGGATGATGGAGGCGTTCGCCCAGCGCTACTGTCAGTGCAACCATGGCGTCTTCCAGTCCACCG ATACCTGCTACGTCCTGTCCTTCGCCATCATCATGCTGAACACCAGCCTTCACAACCCCAACGTCAAGGACAAGCCCACGGTGGAGCGGTTCGTGGGCATGAACCGCGGCATCAACGATGGGGGTGACCTCCCCGAAGAGCTCCTCAGG AACCTGTACGAGAGCATCAAAAACGAGCCCTTCAAAATCCCGGAGGACGACGGGAACGACCTCACCCACACCTTCTTCAACCCGGACCGGGAGGGTTGGCTGCTAAAGCTCG gcggcagagtgaagacGTGGAAAAGGCGCTGGTTCATCCTGACAGACAACTGCCTCTACTACTTCGAGTACACGACG GATAAGGAGCCCCGGGGGATTATCCCATTGGAGAACCTGAGTATCCGGGAGGTGGAAGACTCCAAAAAACCC AACTCCTTCGAGCTGTACATCCCCGACAACAAAGACCAGGTGATCAAAGCCTGTAAGACAGAAGCAGACGGGCGGGTGGTCGAGGGGAACCACACGGTCTACCGCATCTCCGCTCCGACGCCCgaagagaaggaagagtggaTGAAATGCATCAA
- the CYTH1 gene encoding cytohesin-1 isoform X3, with protein MQRNKQVAMGRKKFNMDPKKGIQFLIENDLLKNTCEDIAQFLYKGEGLNKTAIGDYLGERDEFNIQVLHAFVELHEFTDLNLVQALRQFLWSFRLPGEAQKIDRMMEAFAQRYCQCNHGVFQSTDTCYVLSFAIIMLNTSLHNPNVKDKPTVERFVGMNRGINDGGDLPEELLRNLYESIKNEPFKIPEDDGNDLTHTFFNPDREGWLLKLGGGRVKTWKRRWFILTDNCLYYFEYTTDKEPRGIIPLENLSIREVEDSKKPNSFELYIPDNKDQVIKACKTEADGRVVEGNHTVYRISAPTPEEKEEWMKCIKAAISKDPFYEMLATRKKKVSSTKRH; from the exons ATGCAGAGGAACAAGCAGGTGGCTATGGGCAGGAAGAAATTCAATATGGACCCCAAAAAG GGCATCCAGTTCTTAATCGAGAACGACCTCCTGAAGAACACGTGTGAAGACATCGCACAGTTCTTGTACAAAGGGGAAGGGCTGAACAAGACGGCCATCGGTGACTACCTGGGAGAGAG aGATGAATTTAACATCCAAGTCCTTCACGCCTTCGTGGAGCTGCACGAATTCACCGACCTCAACCTCGTCCAGGCGCTAAG gcagtTCCTGTGGAGCTTCCGCCTTCCGGGAGAGGCCCAGAAGATCGATCGGATGATGGAGGCGTTCGCCCAGCGCTACTGTCAGTGCAACCATGGCGTCTTCCAGTCCACCG ATACCTGCTACGTCCTGTCCTTCGCCATCATCATGCTGAACACCAGCCTTCACAACCCCAACGTCAAGGACAAGCCCACGGTGGAGCGGTTCGTGGGCATGAACCGCGGCATCAACGATGGGGGTGACCTCCCCGAAGAGCTCCTCAGG AACCTGTACGAGAGCATCAAAAACGAGCCCTTCAAAATCCCGGAGGACGACGGGAACGACCTCACCCACACCTTCTTCAACCCGGACCGGGAGGGTTGGCTGCTAAAGCTCGG aggcggcagagtgaagacGTGGAAAAGGCGCTGGTTCATCCTGACAGACAACTGCCTCTACTACTTCGAGTACACGACG GATAAGGAGCCCCGGGGGATTATCCCATTGGAGAACCTGAGTATCCGGGAGGTGGAAGACTCCAAAAAACCC AACTCCTTCGAGCTGTACATCCCCGACAACAAAGACCAGGTGATCAAAGCCTGTAAGACAGAAGCAGACGGGCGGGTGGTCGAGGGGAACCACACGGTCTACCGCATCTCCGCTCCGACGCCCgaagagaaggaagagtggaTGAAATGCATCAA